Proteins encoded within one genomic window of Polynucleobacter duraquae:
- a CDS encoding CNP1-like family protein, with translation MMKLSICNLRISILGLVTSFALAGCAGDPLESGVDPFAPMVFKEGATAMPLNPPNNATSQPFYVSQQTIFKFAVDTNSILIGNDGITRYIVILTSPNGNSQVQYEGIRCDSFQWRLYGTFESGVWKENPLSTWRAIQSNVPNRYQASLAQGAFCNFTSQEKNIKTVINALNPNGFTGQIKPTNSYGVID, from the coding sequence ATGATGAAACTCTCTATTTGCAATCTTCGAATTTCAATTCTTGGCTTAGTAACTAGTTTTGCTCTAGCGGGATGTGCCGGCGACCCCCTAGAAAGTGGTGTTGATCCATTTGCCCCGATGGTTTTTAAAGAGGGCGCAACAGCGATGCCGCTGAACCCCCCGAACAATGCGACTTCTCAACCTTTTTATGTCTCACAACAGACCATTTTTAAGTTTGCAGTTGATACCAATTCGATTTTGATTGGTAACGATGGCATCACCAGATACATCGTGATTCTGACAAGCCCTAATGGCAATAGCCAAGTTCAATATGAAGGTATTCGCTGTGACTCGTTCCAATGGCGCCTATATGGCACTTTTGAAAGTGGAGTTTGGAAAGAAAATCCACTATCTACTTGGCGCGCCATCCAGAGCAATGTACCCAATCGCTATCAAGCTTCATTAGCCCAAGGTGCTTTTTGTAACTTTACGTCTCAAGAAAAAAATATTAAGACTGTTATTAATGCCCTGAATCCCAATGGATTTACAGGGCAAATCAAGCCAACCAATTCATATGGTGTGATCGATTAA
- a CDS encoding RNA pyrophosphohydrolase → MLDREGYRPNVGIVILNSHNEVFWGKRVGQHSWQFPQGGIQHGESPEQAMYRELHEEVGLLPEHVQIIGRTRDWLRYDVPEEFLRRQQTSKNHRASYRGQKQIWFLLRLVGSDSDIHLRASEHPEFDAWRWAPFWIQLDSVIDFKREVYQLALSELARYLSRGMRMQQLAWGSPLDLFQSLYGSEEDEPSETKPTDKP, encoded by the coding sequence ATGCTTGACCGTGAAGGGTATAGACCCAATGTCGGCATAGTCATCCTTAACAGCCATAACGAGGTTTTCTGGGGAAAACGCGTTGGGCAGCATTCGTGGCAGTTCCCGCAGGGCGGGATTCAACATGGAGAGAGCCCAGAGCAGGCCATGTACCGCGAATTGCATGAGGAAGTTGGCTTGCTGCCGGAACATGTCCAAATTATTGGACGGACCAGGGACTGGCTTCGTTATGACGTCCCGGAGGAATTCTTACGCCGCCAGCAAACCTCAAAAAATCATCGCGCAAGCTATCGTGGCCAAAAGCAAATCTGGTTTTTACTTCGTTTAGTGGGTTCAGATAGCGATATTCACCTACGTGCTTCGGAGCATCCTGAGTTCGATGCTTGGCGCTGGGCTCCTTTTTGGATCCAACTCGATTCAGTAATTGATTTCAAGCGCGAGGTCTATCAACTAGCCCTTTCTGAGCTTGCGCGCTATTTATCCCGTGGCATGCGGATGCAACAGCTTGCTTGGGGATCCCCGCTCGACCTATTTCAATCCCTGTACGGGAGTGAGGAAGATGAGCCTTCAGAAACAAAACCTACCGATAAGCCATGA
- a CDS encoding proline--tRNA ligase, whose translation MKASQSFLATLKEAPSDAEVVSHKLMVRAGLIRKLSAGIYNYLPLGLKSIRKVENIIREEMNRAGAIELLMPMIQPAELWQETGRWEKMGPELLRIKDRHDRDFLIQPTSEEVVTDLARNEIKSYKQLPVNFYQIQTKFRDERRPRFGIMRGREFSMKDAYSFDRDAEGLKKSYQIMFDAYTRIFKRMGLKFRAVTADNGAIGGSGSQEFHVIADTGEDAIVYCPNSDYAANLEAAESVSLIGVRAAAANTLTKVATPNQTNCTEVAQFLNLPLEHTVKSLLFAADQEKGPAKLFMVLVRGDHELNEIKASKIPGMAESRFATEAEIKQACNAPAGYLGPVGVAADVTVVTDRTVANMSDFVCGANDAGHHLTGVNWGRDLPEPLVMDLRNAVAGDPSPDGKGVVDICRGIEVGHVFQLGTRYSEAMGCTYLDQQGKAQPMVMGCYGIGVTRLLGAAIEQGNDERGIVWPISMAPFEVVICPMGYDKSEAVKAAADQLHDELIATGVDVVLDDRGERPGAMFADWELIGVPFRIVIGDRGLADAQVEFKGRTDAESENIPLAEIKAKVITAVDVAKKLVS comes from the coding sequence ATGAAAGCTTCTCAATCATTTCTCGCCACGCTAAAAGAGGCCCCTTCAGACGCTGAGGTGGTATCGCACAAACTCATGGTACGCGCCGGTTTAATACGTAAGCTCAGCGCAGGTATTTATAACTATCTACCCTTGGGTTTGAAGTCGATTCGCAAGGTTGAAAATATTATTCGCGAAGAAATGAATCGTGCTGGCGCCATTGAGTTACTCATGCCAATGATTCAGCCTGCAGAGTTATGGCAAGAGACTGGTCGCTGGGAAAAGATGGGGCCAGAATTGCTTCGCATCAAAGATCGTCATGATCGTGATTTTTTAATTCAGCCAACCTCTGAAGAGGTAGTGACAGATTTAGCGCGTAACGAAATTAAAAGTTACAAACAGCTCCCAGTGAATTTTTATCAAATTCAGACTAAGTTCCGCGATGAGCGCCGCCCACGTTTTGGAATTATGCGCGGACGCGAGTTCAGTATGAAAGATGCCTATTCTTTTGATCGTGATGCTGAGGGCCTGAAGAAATCCTATCAAATCATGTTTGATGCTTACACTCGTATTTTCAAACGCATGGGCTTGAAGTTCCGTGCAGTCACGGCTGATAATGGTGCTATTGGTGGTTCTGGCAGTCAAGAATTTCATGTGATTGCCGATACTGGTGAAGACGCCATTGTGTATTGCCCCAATTCGGACTACGCCGCTAATCTTGAGGCTGCTGAGTCGGTCTCATTGATTGGTGTGCGTGCTGCAGCAGCTAATACTTTGACTAAAGTTGCGACACCAAATCAAACAAACTGTACAGAGGTTGCCCAGTTTTTAAACTTGCCACTAGAGCACACTGTGAAGTCCTTACTGTTTGCCGCCGATCAAGAAAAAGGTCCAGCAAAATTATTTATGGTGCTAGTGCGCGGTGACCATGAACTTAACGAAATCAAGGCAAGCAAGATTCCTGGTATGGCTGAATCACGCTTTGCCACTGAAGCTGAGATCAAGCAAGCATGTAATGCGCCGGCGGGTTATTTGGGTCCGGTTGGAGTTGCTGCTGATGTAACCGTAGTCACAGATCGCACCGTAGCTAATATGTCTGATTTTGTTTGCGGCGCTAATGATGCGGGACATCATTTGACCGGTGTGAACTGGGGTCGTGATTTGCCAGAGCCTTTGGTGATGGATTTGCGTAATGCTGTAGCGGGAGATCCTTCCCCTGATGGTAAAGGAGTTGTCGATATTTGCCGCGGCATTGAAGTGGGTCATGTATTCCAATTGGGTACGCGTTACTCTGAGGCTATGGGCTGCACTTACTTAGATCAGCAAGGTAAAGCACAGCCAATGGTGATGGGTTGTTATGGCATTGGTGTAACTCGCTTACTAGGTGCTGCAATCGAGCAGGGTAATGATGAGCGTGGAATCGTTTGGCCGATTTCGATGGCACCATTTGAAGTGGTGATTTGTCCGATGGGTTACGATAAATCAGAGGCAGTGAAAGCTGCTGCTGATCAATTACATGATGAATTAATTGCTACTGGAGTAGATGTTGTGCTCGATGATCGTGGCGAGAGACCGGGCGCGATGTTTGCTGACTGGGAGTTAATTGGCGTGCCCTTCCGTATAGTGATAGGCGATCGCGGTTTGGCAGATGCTCAAGTGGAATTCAAAGGTCGCACTGATGCTGAATCAGAGAATATCCCACTAGCAGAAATTAAAGCAAAAGTGATTACTGCAGTTGATGTAGCTAAAAAACTCGTTTCTTAA
- the ffh gene encoding signal recognition particle protein yields MLQNLTDRLSRVVKTMRGQARLTEENTAEMLREIRLALLEADVALPVVKSLLEQIKFKALGEEVVGSLSPGQALVGVVQRELVQVMRGDATQSGELNLATQPPAVILMAGLQGAGKTTSVGKLAKFLQEKKKRKVLTVSCDVYRPAAIEQLETVSKQVGAEFFPSNINQKPSEIAAAALDWAHRHYFDVLLVDTAGRLGIDEALMQEIKTLHANLNPIETLFVVDAMLGQDAINTAKAFHEALPLTGVILTKLDGDSRGGAALSVRQVTGVPLKFIGVAEKMDGLEAFDAERMATRILGMGDILALVEQAQQNVDVAKAEKLASKISKGGFDLGDFRDQLAQMQQMGGMASLMDKLPSHMAQAASKTNMSAADKQTKRMRGIIDSMTPKERAKPELLKATRKRRIAAGAGVEVQEVNRLLAQFEQMQTMMKQFKGGKMARTMASMAAKGAAKGIGGLFKK; encoded by the coding sequence ATGCTACAGAATCTCACCGATCGCCTATCTCGTGTTGTTAAAACAATGCGAGGACAAGCTCGCCTGACCGAAGAGAACACTGCAGAAATGCTCCGGGAGATCCGCCTGGCCTTGCTGGAGGCGGACGTTGCGCTTCCAGTCGTTAAATCCCTGCTAGAGCAAATTAAATTTAAAGCCCTTGGCGAGGAAGTGGTTGGAAGCCTCAGTCCAGGACAAGCGCTGGTTGGTGTTGTTCAGCGCGAACTGGTCCAGGTCATGCGAGGTGACGCTACCCAAAGCGGCGAGCTGAATCTAGCAACCCAACCACCAGCAGTAATCCTCATGGCTGGCTTGCAGGGCGCAGGGAAAACCACATCAGTTGGTAAATTAGCCAAGTTTCTGCAAGAAAAGAAGAAAAGGAAAGTACTGACCGTCTCTTGTGACGTCTATCGTCCTGCGGCTATTGAACAGCTAGAAACTGTCAGTAAACAAGTTGGTGCTGAATTTTTCCCAAGCAATATCAATCAAAAGCCAAGTGAAATCGCTGCTGCTGCTCTAGATTGGGCGCATCGCCATTATTTTGATGTGCTTCTAGTAGATACAGCAGGTCGTCTCGGTATTGATGAAGCGCTGATGCAAGAAATCAAAACCTTGCATGCCAATCTCAATCCAATTGAAACCCTGTTTGTGGTTGATGCCATGCTGGGTCAAGATGCCATCAACACAGCTAAAGCTTTCCATGAAGCACTCCCGCTCACTGGTGTAATCCTCACCAAGTTAGATGGCGATTCACGTGGTGGTGCAGCACTTTCAGTGCGTCAGGTTACCGGCGTGCCACTCAAGTTCATTGGTGTTGCCGAAAAAATGGATGGTCTCGAAGCATTTGATGCCGAGAGAATGGCAACTCGTATTTTGGGCATGGGCGATATTCTTGCGCTAGTTGAGCAAGCCCAGCAGAACGTCGATGTTGCCAAAGCAGAAAAGCTGGCAAGTAAGATTTCTAAAGGGGGTTTTGATTTAGGCGACTTCCGAGATCAACTTGCACAGATGCAACAGATGGGCGGTATGGCCAGCCTGATGGATAAGCTGCCAAGTCATATGGCACAAGCAGCCTCCAAAACAAATATGAGCGCTGCTGACAAACAGACAAAGCGCATGCGCGGCATTATCGATAGCATGACACCTAAAGAACGCGCAAAACCTGAATTGCTAAAAGCGACTCGCAAGCGTCGTATTGCTGCTGGTGCAGGCGTTGAGGTTCAAGAAGTGAATCGCCTGTTGGCTCAGTTTGAGCAAATGCAAACCATGATGAAGCAATTCAAGGGCGGCAAGATGGCTCGCACCATGGCCTCCATGGCAGCTAAAGGAGCCGCCAAGGGCATTGGCGGACTCTTTAAAAAATAA
- a CDS encoding cytochrome C assembly family protein, which yields MDILGYSSLDWLPSALYLLLLFFLGSRPKGKVESPAFTGLVQALILFILLIHGIELHDSVFTLEGFVFGFAQDLSLIAWVGLAFYWFQSWFLPISSLRWLVLCFALICSVLPVMFSGTLISPKAVSDPWFKGHFIVATISVGLLSLAALHAMLMSIQDRALHRQLAVTPNSRISHWLEDLPPLMAMESLLFNLLYVGVALLSLTVFSGLLFSQTLFGKPLVFDHKTIFALISWVLFSGLLIARWRVGLRGRVAVRWVLSAYTALLLAYVGSRFVLEVILQRA from the coding sequence ATGGATATTTTAGGTTACTCAAGCTTGGATTGGCTCCCTTCTGCGCTTTATTTGCTTCTTTTGTTCTTTTTGGGTTCACGGCCCAAGGGAAAGGTTGAATCTCCGGCTTTTACAGGCCTAGTTCAGGCATTGATTCTATTTATTTTGCTGATACATGGAATTGAGCTACATGACTCGGTTTTTACACTTGAGGGATTCGTATTTGGTTTTGCTCAGGATCTTTCTCTGATAGCTTGGGTGGGTCTCGCGTTTTACTGGTTTCAGTCATGGTTCCTGCCGATTTCCAGTTTACGTTGGCTTGTCTTATGTTTTGCTCTGATTTGCTCTGTATTGCCAGTGATGTTTTCCGGTACCTTGATTTCGCCAAAGGCGGTATCCGATCCTTGGTTTAAGGGGCATTTTATTGTTGCCACTATTTCAGTTGGATTGTTGAGTTTGGCAGCGTTGCATGCCATGTTGATGAGTATTCAAGATCGAGCATTACACCGTCAGCTAGCCGTCACCCCTAATAGCCGCATCTCCCATTGGTTGGAAGATTTGCCACCCTTGATGGCAATGGAGAGCCTCCTTTTTAACTTGCTCTACGTGGGTGTTGCGCTGCTGAGCTTGACAGTCTTTTCTGGACTCCTTTTTTCGCAAACGCTGTTTGGTAAGCCGCTTGTTTTCGATCATAAAACCATCTTTGCTTTGATCTCATGGGTTTTATTTTCTGGCCTCCTAATAGCCCGTTGGCGTGTTGGTTTACGTGGGCGCGTAGCTGTTCGTTGGGTCTTGAGTGCTTATACCGCATTGCTTCTGGCCTACGTTGGCAGTCGATTTGTTTTGGAAGTGATTCTTCAGAGAGCATGA
- the ampD gene encoding 1,6-anhydro-N-acetylmuramyl-L-alanine amidase AmpD — MIKWILLFAGVGVLYLWIKGKKQVKLNTDEAAKIKAGRSKVVEPEVIVQCHHCSVHLPKSEAVMQEMRFYCSQEHLDSLDAQGWLGSAAWRISPNQDMRPEGLVPDLAVIHHISLPPSGFVDRNSTQFIVDFFQNKLDSSLHPYFEEIADQKVSSHFLISRRGEIFQFVSTQSKAWHAGASSFLGRDKCNDFSIGIELEGDGDHPFEDIQYSALAKLSAQMHSVYPNLQFAGHSDIAPGRKVDPGMQFDWKKFQGKNNISTEKLPFGLDPR, encoded by the coding sequence TTGATTAAGTGGATTCTTTTATTTGCTGGTGTAGGCGTTTTATACCTTTGGATAAAAGGCAAAAAACAAGTAAAGCTCAATACGGATGAGGCTGCCAAGATAAAGGCAGGGCGAAGCAAAGTTGTTGAGCCAGAGGTGATTGTCCAGTGCCACCATTGTTCTGTTCACCTCCCAAAATCTGAAGCAGTCATGCAAGAGATGCGCTTCTATTGCTCTCAAGAGCATCTCGATAGCTTGGATGCTCAAGGTTGGCTTGGTTCGGCTGCTTGGCGTATCTCACCTAACCAAGATATGCGACCGGAGGGTCTTGTACCAGATTTGGCAGTGATTCATCACATCAGCCTGCCGCCTAGTGGATTTGTCGATCGTAATTCCACCCAATTTATCGTAGATTTTTTTCAAAATAAGCTAGATTCTTCTTTGCATCCCTATTTTGAAGAAATTGCTGATCAAAAGGTATCTAGCCATTTTTTGATTTCTCGTCGTGGCGAGATCTTTCAGTTTGTATCTACTCAAAGCAAAGCCTGGCATGCCGGCGCCTCATCGTTTTTGGGGCGAGATAAGTGCAATGATTTTTCGATTGGTATTGAGTTGGAGGGAGATGGCGACCATCCCTTTGAGGATATTCAGTATTCTGCGCTGGCTAAATTAAGCGCCCAAATGCATTCTGTTTACCCCAATCTTCAATTTGCTGGGCATAGTGATATTGCCCCAGGCAGAAAAGTCGATCCAGGCATGCAATTTGATTGGAAAAAGTTTCAGGGTAAAAACAACATTTCTACCGAAAAATTACCCTTTGGTTTAGATCCACGTTAG